The nucleotide sequence GCAAAAGCTATCCAGAAAGCCACACCAGCTTCAAAATTGGTATGATTGCTACTTTCCTCATCCTTTTGGGAATCAAACGAATGCTTCCTGGCTTATTTGTCCCCTTGACCATTACGGCATTGGCCGTTAATTTCCTCTATAATTTTTATACCAATAATAAGCGGAGGAAAGGCCAATTTAAGCGGCGCAAAGAAAAAAAGTACAAATTATAAGCATTTGTTTAAACGGCACATTATTTGAGCTTTTTGGACAAAACCAAAAATCATGAAAAACATTTTACTCATTGCTTTTCTGTTTTCCCTAGCTTCAAATGCCTTTTCTCAGGAGAAATTAGAAAAGCTAGTCGATGAAAGACAGGACCTCCACCGTCGTTGGAAAGCTTCTGAATCCAAAAAGTCTGGCATCTTTGGCAATAGAACAAAAAAAGACATGATCGCCACCAATGATTGGATGGAAAGGATCATCCTCAAGGACAACCTCATCATGGATGAATTGGAGATGTTGAAAAACATCGAAACCACTGAAATCAAATACGAAAAGGATGATTACAAATTTATCGCCCAAAAACAGGAGCAGGACATCAACAAGCTCAAGCGTGCCCTTAAACAAAAAGACGAAGAAATAGTGGCAGAAGCCAATAGCAAAAGGACTTACGAGTGGACCACACTGATTTTCTTTCTCAGCACAGCCATTTTAGGCTTTCTTTTGTTCAGAATAAAATCCAAGTCTTGAATTCATAATTAAAACATCCGCGCTTATCATTACAAACACTTCCATACTTGTCTGCAGATAATGGGCTGACCATGAAAACTAAACCATTTTTTCATTCTCAAATTTAAATAGATTTCCCTATTTTTGCGGCTATGGCAAAGACAGAACAAGTAACTGAAAACGCACAACTGAAAGATATCATCTCACATGCCAAAGAGTATGGTTTTGTATATCCTTCCTCAGAAATATATGATGGACTACAGGCAGTATATGATTATGGTGCTTATGGAGTAGAGCTTAAAAACAACCTTAAGCGACTTTGGTGGGAATCAATGACCCGATTAAATGACAATATCGTGGGCATTGATGCAGCTATCTTCATGCATCCTACCACTTGGAAAGCTTCAGGTCACGTAGACAGCTTTAACGACCCAATGATTGACAATAAGGACAGCAAAAAACGCTACCGTGCTGATGTGCTTATTGAAGAGAAAGCAGCTGTTTTGGAAAAAGAGGGCAAGCTTGAAGAGGCTAAAAGCCTTTTGGCAGCAATGGGAAAATTACTGGAGGCAGAAGACCTTGATGGAGTAAGAGACCTTATCATCAATGAGGAAATCACTTGTCCTGTTAGCGGCACGAGCAACTGGACCGATGTAAGACAGTTTAACCTGATGTTCTCTACTCAAGTGGGCTCTGTGGCAGAAGATGCTTCTACAATCTACCTTAGACCGGAAACTGCCCAAGGAATTTTTGTCAACTTCCTTAATGTGCAAAAAACGGCCAGGATGAAAGTCCCATTTGGTATTGCCCAAATTGGTAAAGCTTTCAGAAACGAAATTGTAGCCCGACAGTTCATTTTCCGAATGAGGGAATTTGAACAAATGGAAATGCAATATTTCGTTCGTCCTGGATCTGAGTTGGACTGGTACAAAACTTGGGCTGAAACCAGACTAAAATGGCACAAAGCCTTAGGTGTTCCACAGGAAAAACTAAGAACCCATGACCATGATAAATTGGCCCACTACGCCAATGCAGCCATGGATATTGAATTTGACTTCCCATTTGGTTTCAAAGAAGTAGAGGGGATTCACTCCAGAACTGACTTTGACCTGAAAAGCCATCAGGAATTCTCTAAGAAGAAACAGCAGTACTTTGATCCTGAGATCAACCAGAATTATATCCCTTATGTGATCGAAACCTCCATCGGAGCGGATAGATTGTTCCTAATGACACTTTGCAATGCCTACACTGAAGAGGAAAAAGAAGGCAAAACCAGAACTTACCTGAAATTCCATCCGGCCATTGCACCAGTCAAAGCGGCTATCCTTCCTTTGACCAAAAAAGACGGTTTACCGGACAAGGGTAAGGAAATCGTCGATAAATTAAAATATGATTTTAACATCATATATGAGGAAGCGGCATCCATTGGAAAGCGTTATACCCGTCAGGATTTGATTGGAACGCCTTTCTGTATTGCTGTGGACCATCAAACTTTGGAGGACAATACCGTTACGATTCGCCATAGGGACACCACTGAGCAGGAACGTGTACATATCGATGAGCTTCATGGCAAACTTGCCGAGGCAACAAGCTTTAAAAATATATTTGAGCAGATTTAATTCATAAAATCTGCTGTAAAAAAAGAGCGTCCAGAAAATTTTCTGGACGCTCTTTTTTATGGTCATTTTTTATCATTCACAAATCTCTACATCCAAGTGAATGGCATAATACCTGCCCCCCTCTACTGTATCAATTACCAATGAATTGGATTTGTTAGGAGCCTGTCCAGGGATAGGCCTTCCTGCATCAGGAAGCTCACCTTCCGCATAGCTATACCATTTCACACTTTCTTCACCTTCCTGCAAGCTCCAGTCGCCTAGATCAATGGTGATCGTTCCTTCCAACTCATCATAGCTTACCGTACCAATAACCTCATCCTGGTTGGCAAATACATCTTGGGTACCAGCTTCAATATCAAAAACGTACCACCATGCGTTATTAAAACCCTTTGAAGGTTCTCCATTATTCTCACCCTCTTTATTTCCTGCATAGGCGGAGGCTGTTCTGATTTCACATTCATCAGGACATACTCCTATCAAATTATAGGATTCATTAAAGGTAATTATCGATCCCAGCCCTTCTTGGATAATAGAAAAATCAATAACATCACAGGCTTCCCATCCATCAGGCAGAGCAATACTATGCATAACCGTACTTCCTGAAGCAACCTCATCTAACTCCACTTCATCACCTGCTATATTAATAGTAATGGTAGCCTTAGCCTTGGAGTTACCTTCAGTAATATTATAGGTCACCGCAACAATAAATTCATTTTCGGTATTATATGCAGAAAAGCTTACTTCTTTGGTATTTGTATTGCCATTCTCATTGGCACTTGCCTTATTGGGGTTTCCTCCACCATTGCCAGTACTTTGGCTTTGTGTTCCTGAAATGGGATAATACCGGACATCTTCCGCCGATAAATCAATGCAATCCGATTCGCAGTTCCCTAAATTGTCCCCGGCCATCACGGAAAAAACTTCATCTGATTCCTGTTGTATTTCAAAAGTTTCTATTTGATTGCAGGAAAAAAGCAGTGCAATCATCAACACCCCTAATTCCTTGAAGTGGGGCATACTCATAAATAGTTGTTTCATAATGTTTAAAATGTTTTTTATCAAATATATAAGATAAAAACCATGAAAACAACACGTACGACTTTATTTAGTATTTAAAATACTATTTTACATAAACAAACAACATCTACGGAGATACTAAAATCCGGTATGATTCATAAATACTCAAAATATCCTCAACATAGGCCACTGCCAAATGCCCCTTTGCATAGCCACTCTTCACTACTGGGTCACGGTAAATCTCTGGTTGCGATTTCCGCTCCAAATAATAGGCGACACTATCCCAATTTTGGGTATCCATACCAAATTTAAGGGCCAACCTCCATGCATCATTCACATGGCCATGGCCTACATTATAAGAGGCCAAAATAAACTTAATCCTTTCATTGACTTCTGGTACCCGCTCAAGCCAAAACTTATCAAGGTATTTCAAATACTTCACACCTCCTATCAAACTTTCCGAGGGGTCATTAGGGTTCTCAACACCAAACCGCTCCAAGGTAACCGGCATTAACTGTAATAATCCCTTCGCACCGGCATAACTTGTTGCTACAGTGTCAAACCGGGACTCCTTATAAACCAATGAAGCCAACAAACGCCAATCCCAACCAATCAGTGTGGATCCTCTTTTGATAATATCATCATATACAGAAATCCGGTCTCCAGAAATAGAGGAAAAAGGACTCTTATTTCTAAAATAACTGTTCTTCTTATTCAAAAAATATTTGCCATATAAGATCGCAAAATACGTGGACCTTTTGCCCCTACTGATCCAATCATTTATTTCCTTTTTTAAATTAGGTGCATTCTTCCTTACTGCCCAAGCCACATCTGCTGCTGGCCCTATCTCCAGATCTATGTCAAGATTATCATAATAGGTAGAATTGACCAAGGCCACATCTTTGTCGACTACAGTATAATCGATTTCCTCCCGAACAACATCTTCCACCAGAGCATCTGAGTTTCTGTCTCGTTCAACGATCTCCATCTTAATGCCAAGACTATCCCGAATGGCCTCTAACTGGGCACTGTAAACAGTAGACTTGCGGACGTATATGGATTTTCCATCCAATTCCGAATGATCCTTTATGATAGGCCCATCATCACGCTGTACCAACACGGACGAAAAAGAATTCAACGGTGCTGTAAATGCTCCATATTTCTCCCTCTCCTCATTATTAAAAAGATTAATCGCTATAATATCTGCCTCTCCACTATTCAGCATTTTATATGCCCTCATGATATCAGCATCTACAATCAACCTGAGTTGCACATCCAGCCTCCTAGCCAGGTTCCGCAGTAGCTCATATTCATAGCCCATTCGTCTCCCCCGGTAGATATAATAACTGGTCGAAGAATTATCAACCACTGCCCTGATAAAGCCTCTTTTTTTAATTGCTCTCAAATCAAACTGAACCGGGTTTTGCCAGAATGGCTCCTGCTTTTCTCTGCGCTCGGTTCCTTGATTGCAAGAAATTGCCAAGAAACAAAAACTAATAAGGATTAAAATGAAATTTCTTCCCTTCATGGGCTATTAGTACGCAAATGCGCAATGGTTCCGGTCAATATTAGTATAATTATACCAATTGTCCAACTGAAACCAAAAATGCCACTGGACCTCCGATTTCTGCCCTATATTTTCATTTACATAGATTTACTTTTTACTATCGCTTCAAATAAAGTGACCACCTCTTCCTTCTTCCTTTGACTGATGGGCAATTGTTCTCCATTTTCCATGAGTACACTGCCTCCGTCATTTCTTAGATACTTCTTCATATAATTGGGATTGATCAGATATGACTGGTGGATCCTCAGAAAAAAATACTTTTTCAGCGCCTTTTCCACTTCTTTGAGCGTTTTACTAAAAAGTAATTTAGTATTATCTGACAAGTATAATAAGGTATAATTGTTTTGGCTTTGTCCATAAAGTATATCATCCACCTTTATAAACTCAAGACCATCGCTTACAGGAACAGCAATCTTTGATTTGATAATATTTTCTTTCTTGAGCAGGTCTATCAATGCTGAAACCTCACTGCCGGAATTGTGGCCGCCCACTCCTTTCCTTTGGGAGAACTTCTCTATCACTTCCTTTAAATCATCCTTGCCAACAGGCTTGAGCAAATAGTGAAAGGCCTTATATTGAAAAGCCCTAACTGCATACTGGCTATATGCTGTGGTAAATACCACTTCAAAATCAAAGTCTCCCAACAAATCGAGCAGTTCAAATCCATTGATTCGGGGCATTTCCACATCCAAAAACAATAAATCTATTTCATGCACTTTAAGAACCTCTATTACTTCATCCACCCTAGAAGACTGGAAAACGATTTCGATAGGTAAATCCAATTCTTCCAATTCATAACTTAAACTTTCGATGCAATGAAGTTCATCGTCTATAATGCCTACTTTCATATCCCTTCCATTTATCGCAACCAAACTAATATTAAAGATAACAAACATCCTTATATGCCAAAACAAAAACTCACAACCATCCTAAATTCAGACAGATACAAATAATAATTAAAAATATCAACACGCTCATCTAAAAAGTAAACTTGCTATTTTGCTCTGGAATCAGATCAAATTATTATCTATCTTAATTCAAAATTCAAACTGACTTTTAAGTCTATTTTTAGAACATTGATCAATGCTTCCCTCTATTGGTGAGCTACTTGGAAAAATAAAGGAAAATACCTTCCAATTTTCATCCAAGTTTAGATAAAATTTTGGAACAATGAGACCTTACTGTCAATTAAATATCTGTTGCTTTTTCATCCTATTAGTAGGTTGCAATAATCCATTAAGTAAAACTCAATACTCTGAAAACCAAATCACCTACAATCTTATCGTTACGACAAATAACGAACACCAGCCAGAACATCAGGATGAAGTCACAATTGGCAAAGTACTTTTAACCCCAGACAAAAAGGAACAAGTGTTCAAGATAAAAACAATAATTAGTCACACTATCAAAACAAGCGGATATCAAGTTTTTGTAAATGGCGAATCAAATTACCAATTATTGGACTATAATACTTCTTATTTTTGCATAGGAAATGCAACGGACCCCAAGGCCATAAAAATTCGTATAAGAATTGATGAAGAACTATTTATCACGGCAAAATTAAGTGGAACAAATAGCTATGTCCATACAGAAAACAAACAAATTGCTGGGCCAGAATTATTTCCTAAACGACTTCAAAAACTAATTATCCCACAGAATCAATAGCTTCTTCCATCATAATACTGATTTTTGCCTTGGTTCCTATGATCCCTTTATCGCTATCTTGCCTAGCCTGAATATCAAAATCCACCCTATTATGGCTTTGCTGATTATAAATTGCCAAGCGCTCTTCAATCAGTTTCAAACCCAAATGTGTCCCATATATATTACTTGCTTCTTTTTTATTCGATGGCTGCTTATAGCCTACACCATTATCCAAAACCTCAATGACCAAAACTTCATTTTGCTCAAATACCTTTATATCCAAAACCTTCTCCCTTTTCCTACTGGGCAAAAGCCCATGTTTGATCGCATTTTCAACTAAAGGCTGAAGTATCTTTGGAGGTACTTTTACATGATGGGGATTCACCTCTGGTGAAATAGCAATTTCAAAATTAAAACCACCATCAAACCTTAACTTCTCAATTTTCAAGTAAAGCTCCGTTGCTTTTAATTCTTCTGCCAAGCAAATAGAATTCTTTCGATTATTCGTCAAACTAAGTCTTAAAAGCTGTGCAAAAGTATCTATGTATTCTTTGGCCTCAGCATTTTTATTCTTCATGACCAACCATCGCACAGCATTCATGCCGTTAAACAAAAAATGTGGATTCATTTGAGACTCCAGTGACTGCAATGCCAAGTTTTGGATACGGTTCTCAAACTTACTCTCCAACAGTTTTACCCGTTTCTCTTCATTATTTTTCTGCTCCGTCATCAATTCCTTAAAAGTCGCCTCCAATTGTTCATTGACGCTTTCAATTTGGTTTTTCTGCTCACTTATCTGCCTATTTTGTCTCATTAGCATCAAATTGGCCATTTTCTTGGACTTGATATTTTTGAATTGCATAAGTGCAATGACTGCTATAGCCACTAAAAACATCAATAAAAGCACCAAAATGATCCGCTGGCTCTTAAGGGCCTCCACATGACTGTCCAACTGCACTTGTTGCAGTGACTTGTCCTTTTCTAATAAGGCTATCTGTGATTCCTTTTTCTCCAATGCATAGCGCTTTTCAATCGCAGCAATTTCCGTCTCCTGATTGATCAGATTGACGCTATCCTTATATTGATCGGAAATTTTATAATACTTCAATGCCAAACTTGGCTTTGCTTGCAATTCATAAATGGAGGACAATTGGGCGGCAGATGCCTGAATCAGACTTTTATTGGGAATATTTATGGCCAAATTCCAAGTCCTATGATAATAATCTATGGCCAGATCATATTGATTATTCAACCGATACACATCTGCCAATGCCTTCAATAGATCTGCTTGCTTATGCGTATCATTTAGCCTAGAAAATATAGCCAATGATTTTTTATAATAATCCGCTGCCTGTCCCAAGGCAAGACCCTCTTTTATATAATTATGCCCAAAATATTCATAAGTAATGCCCAAACCATAGTCATCATTTCTTTTTTGATTGATCTCAAGCAATTTGTCCAGATAAGTACGGCCTCTTTTATAATCTCCCTTTTCCGTGAAATAATCCCCAATGGATAAGTAATTCATGGCAATCCCCAATGTATTTCCTCTCTCCCTTTCAGCATCCAAAGAGCGCTCAAAATACCTCAAGGCATCTTCCTCCCTGCCAGGAATATGCAATAAAGTATTGCCCAGACCATTGCAGGAAATAGCTATATTCCGGAGATCCTCTTGGGCTTCGGCTATTTTTAGCGCCTCCAAATAGTAAAATACAGCATTGTCAAAATCCTCTCCATATCGACTGGAAACACCCGCATTGTTCGCAAAAATCATTTTGGACAAAAAAGCGGAATCCACTTCTGCTATCAATTCATACGCCTTGGCATGCAAGGCAGTCGCTTCCGAATAACGCTGATGATACCGGTACAGTAGCCCCATATTATCCAAGGATTTAGCATATAAAAGGCTATCTCCCAATTCCAGGGATAAGTTCAAAGCTTTCTCGGCTTCTGCATATTCCAATTCATCATCATGACTTTCTTGATGGATCTTTCGGGAAAGTTGAATTGCATTTTCAATCGCCCCAGCCTTATCTACAAAACTGGAATCAGAACGATTATCCTGAGTAAAATCATCTGCAGCGATTAAAGCAAAAAAGGGCGCAAAAGAAAAAAACAGCATACATATGTAGCCGAACGCTAAATTTACATTTAACACCAAAAAGTATTTTATCAATTTACCCACCTTCATAAAGCCATATAAATTAGACCTTTAATATCAGGAAATAAATTGAAAAATGCACTAAACATTAAGTTGGGAGCAAGGATATATTACCATTGCTCCCTATATAAAGGTAAATTAATTCAAAATAGGGCTGGAGTTACTGTCATAATAAATGGCCCCAGCTAACCTCAACAACTCCACTTCAGCCACTTTGATAGAGTAAACAGCCTCTATCAACCTGGTCTCAGCTTCAAGTCTGTTTACCTGTGCATCACGAAATTCTAAGAAGCTGGTCAGACCTGACTTGAATCGGTCAAATGCGATATCGGTATTTTCACCCACCACCAAAAAATTATCCTTTTCAATTTCCAGCCTGCGTTTACTGTTTTCATAAACGTTAAATGCCCTATAAATATCAGCATTCAGCTGGGTTTCATATTGCTCAAGCACATAGGCTTGGGTTTCCTGTCTGATTTTAGCCCTTTGCACCTGCCTGTTCAGGATAAAGCCATTAAAAAGATTGATCCCCAAAGTCGCTCCAAGGTTAAAACCGTTACGCTTATTTTGGATCAAAAACCCTGCATCTGACTTGGATACAGATTCGCGATAATTGCCACTCAGGCTCAAGGTGGGTAACCTTTGTGCCTGAAGTTCCCTCATCTCCAAATAAGCCACATTTTGCTCTCTCCTATTCACCAAAAGCATTTTATTATCATCTAAGGCCTTGTCCAATAATGGCCCAAGTTTAAGATCCTCTTTAATCTGAATAGAATCATTAATGACAAATTCAGTATCTGAATCTATCGCCAGAAGCTCATTTAAATTGATCCTTGCATTTCTGATCACCTGCTCTTGGGAAATCAATTGGGACATGTCAGTATTATAATCCACCTGAGCAGCCAAATATTCCCGTTTTGAAGTTCCGCCTAATTCATACTGTGCCTTTACAATATCAAGTCGCTGCTTGGATAACTCAAGGGTTTCCTTTAGCAGATCATTACGCTCAAGCTCCAACACTAAACGGTAATAACCAGTAGAGATCGCGGCTACGGTATTTTCTATGACAACTTTAGCCTGAAGCTCTCCGATTTCATTCAATTTCCCCAGCCTCTTCATAGCCACTACGGCATCATACCTAAAGCCATAAATAGCATCCAAATTAAAGTTTTCACCCGTAGAATTAGCGCCATCAATAAGCCTAGGCTCATTTTCACTGACAAATTGCTGCTCCACATCCTCCACACTCTTTGTCCGGCCATAGCTGGCGTCCAGACTGGGAAGCAATGCACCCAAACCTATCTTCTTGTCTATCTCGGTAACTTCCTTTTCCTTAAGGGCTATTTTGACATCATAGTTATTCTCCAAACCCATCATCACCGCTTTCTCAAAGGAAAGTTCTTCTTGTGCAAATACCTGGCTGGAGACAGTTACAGCCATTAAAACAATTAAACAATACTTCATCATACTCTCGCTAATCTTCCGGATTTAGATGTCAAATAAGTGTATATGGCAGGGATCACAAATAGGGTCAAAATCGTGGAGAATACCAGCCCGCCAATGACAGCTACCCCCATTGGCATCCTACTTTCTGCTCCTGCTCCCAAAGCCAATGCAATCGGGAGGATCCCCAAAATGGTAGACAAACTGGTCATCAATATAGGTCTAAACCTTGCTGAGGCTGCACCGATAATCGCATCATCAATATCATGGCCATGCGCCTTTCTTTGATTGGCAAATTCCACTATCAAAATACCGTTTTTAGTCACCAAACCTATCAACATAATGATACCGATCTGGCTGAAGATATTCAGGGTAAAATCAAACAGCCAAAGTGATAGCAAGGCACCACATAATGCAAGAGGCACGGTAAACATAATGGTCAAAGGATCCTTGAAGCTTTCAAACTGTGCAGACAAGACCAAATAAATAAGAATCAGGGCAAACAAGAAAGCAAACACCAAACTATTGGAACTTTGTCGGTATTCTTTGGAAACCCCGGCCACATCAGTAGTATAACTATCATCCAGTACTTCATCGGCTATCCTATCCATCTCATCCAATCCATCCCCAATGGTATATTTCCCTGCCAAACCCGCCGATACAGTTGCACTGACAAAACGATTATACCGATAGAGCTGTGGTGGTGTGCTCTTTTCCTTAATGGTCACCAAATTATCCAACTGTACCAATTGGCCATTCTCCGCCCTTACATACAGCATCCTCAGGTTAATAGGTTCATTTCTGTCCTCCAGCTGCATCTCTCCTACCACCTGATATTGCTTTCCTTTCATGATAAAATAATCGAAACGCTGTCCAGAATAGGAAAGCTGCAAGGTCCTGGCTATTTCCTGCACGGAAACACCAATATTCCTCGCTTTATCACGGTCAATTTCTACCTCAATTTCCGGCTTGGTAAACTTCAAGTTGATATCAGAAAAGGCGAAAATATCACTTTGGTTTACCCGGTCCATAAAAGTTGGGATTACCTCCTTCAGTTTATCAATACTCGGTGCCTGCAAAACGTACTGGATAGGCAAACCTCCCCTGCGATCACCTATGGATTGCGGCTGGGAGGCAAAGGCCCTCACCTCAGTTTTGTTTTTGATCACTTCAGAAACGGTCTCAAATATTTGCTGTTGACTTTGGTCTCGCTCCCCAGCATCTACCAATCTGGCGATGACCATACCGGAATTGGTACTGGCCGTACCAAAACCAGGTGAAGTCACTGAAATCAAGCTGCTCCTATACTCCTCTGGAACTACCTCCATGATCTCTACCAACAACTCATCTATGACCCTGTCCATATAATCAAAAGTAGCACCCTCAGGGCCACTCATATTGATCCTAAACTCGCCCCTATCCTCCATAGGCGCCAATTCAGATGGAATAGAGATAAACAAAAAGTAAATCCCAAAACCCATAGCGGCAATGATCAAAAATGAAGTCCACCTGAATTTCATAAATGCCCGCAAGACAATCTCATACTTTTCTGTCAACCAAACAAAAATGGGCTCCGTCACATTATAAAACCAATTATGACTTTCCCTCTTCTTGAGCAATTTGGCACTCAGCATAGGAGTCATGGTCAAGGCAACAAAAGAGGAAATTATAACAGCTCCAGCTACCACAATTCCGAACTCCCGGAATAACCTCCCCGTCGTACCGGACAAAAATATTACGGGTAAGAATACTGCCGCCAAAGCTATGGTGGTGGCAATTACTGCAAAGAAAATCTCCTCAGCTCCCTGCTCTGCAGCGGTATCCGGATTTTGCCCCTTCTCGATTTTGGAATAGATATTCTCCAGTACTACAATCGCATCATCCACTACTAAACCGATGGACAGCACTATCCCCAATAAGGTCAATACATTGATAGAGAAGTCCATCAGGTACATGATAAAAAAGACACCTATCAGTGAAATAGGAATGGTAAGGACCGGAATAAAAGTAGTCCGCCAGTCCCGCAAAAACAAAAATATAATGCCTACCACCAACAAGAAGGCCAACACTATGGTTTCTTGCACCTCACTGATCGAGCTACGGATATACTTGGTAGTATCAAAACCAATCCCGAGCATCACATCATCCGGCAGGTCTTTTTTGATGAACTCTAGCCTTTTGTAGAACTCATCTGCAATCTCTATACTATTGGAACCCGGCAATGGCACCAATACCACGCCCACCATGGGAACACCATCTC is from Echinicola marina and encodes:
- a CDS encoding MltF family protein, whose protein sequence is MRAIKKRGFIRAVVDNSSTSYYIYRGRRMGYEYELLRNLARRLDVQLRLIVDADIMRAYKMLNSGEADIIAINLFNNEEREKYGAFTAPLNSFSSVLVQRDDGPIIKDHSELDGKSIYVRKSTVYSAQLEAIRDSLGIKMEIVERDRNSDALVEDVVREEIDYTVVDKDVALVNSTYYDNLDIDLEIGPAADVAWAVRKNAPNLKKEINDWISRGKRSTYFAILYGKYFLNKKNSYFRNKSPFSSISGDRISVYDDIIKRGSTLIGWDWRLLASLVYKESRFDTVATSYAGAKGLLQLMPVTLERFGVENPNDPSESLIGGVKYLKYLDKFWLERVPEVNERIKFILASYNVGHGHVNDAWRLALKFGMDTQNWDSVAYYLERKSQPEIYRDPVVKSGYAKGHLAVAYVEDILSIYESYRILVSP
- a CDS encoding glycine--tRNA ligase, which encodes MAKTEQVTENAQLKDIISHAKEYGFVYPSSEIYDGLQAVYDYGAYGVELKNNLKRLWWESMTRLNDNIVGIDAAIFMHPTTWKASGHVDSFNDPMIDNKDSKKRYRADVLIEEKAAVLEKEGKLEEAKSLLAAMGKLLEAEDLDGVRDLIINEEITCPVSGTSNWTDVRQFNLMFSTQVGSVAEDASTIYLRPETAQGIFVNFLNVQKTARMKVPFGIAQIGKAFRNEIVARQFIFRMREFEQMEMQYFVRPGSELDWYKTWAETRLKWHKALGVPQEKLRTHDHDKLAHYANAAMDIEFDFPFGFKEVEGIHSRTDFDLKSHQEFSKKKQQYFDPEINQNYIPYVIETSIGADRLFLMTLCNAYTEEEKEGKTRTYLKFHPAIAPVKAAILPLTKKDGLPDKGKEIVDKLKYDFNIIYEEAASIGKRYTRQDLIGTPFCIAVDHQTLEDNTVTIRHRDTTEQERVHIDELHGKLAEATSFKNIFEQI
- a CDS encoding TolC family protein, which produces MMKYCLIVLMAVTVSSQVFAQEELSFEKAVMMGLENNYDVKIALKEKEVTEIDKKIGLGALLPSLDASYGRTKSVEDVEQQFVSENEPRLIDGANSTGENFNLDAIYGFRYDAVVAMKRLGKLNEIGELQAKVVIENTVAAISTGYYRLVLELERNDLLKETLELSKQRLDIVKAQYELGGTSKREYLAAQVDYNTDMSQLISQEQVIRNARINLNELLAIDSDTEFVINDSIQIKEDLKLGPLLDKALDDNKMLLVNRREQNVAYLEMRELQAQRLPTLSLSGNYRESVSKSDAGFLIQNKRNGFNLGATLGINLFNGFILNRQVQRAKIRQETQAYVLEQYETQLNADIYRAFNVYENSKRRLEIEKDNFLVVGENTDIAFDRFKSGLTSFLEFRDAQVNRLEAETRLIEAVYSIKVAEVELLRLAGAIYYDSNSSPILN
- a CDS encoding Clp protease ClpB, with the translated sequence MKNILLIAFLFSLASNAFSQEKLEKLVDERQDLHRRWKASESKKSGIFGNRTKKDMIATNDWMERIILKDNLIMDELEMLKNIETTEIKYEKDDYKFIAQKQEQDINKLKRALKQKDEEIVAEANSKRTYEWTTLIFFLSTAILGFLLFRIKSKS
- a CDS encoding histidine kinase gives rise to the protein MLFFSFAPFFALIAADDFTQDNRSDSSFVDKAGAIENAIQLSRKIHQESHDDELEYAEAEKALNLSLELGDSLLYAKSLDNMGLLYRYHQRYSEATALHAKAYELIAEVDSAFLSKMIFANNAGVSSRYGEDFDNAVFYYLEALKIAEAQEDLRNIAISCNGLGNTLLHIPGREEDALRYFERSLDAERERGNTLGIAMNYLSIGDYFTEKGDYKRGRTYLDKLLEINQKRNDDYGLGITYEYFGHNYIKEGLALGQAADYYKKSLAIFSRLNDTHKQADLLKALADVYRLNNQYDLAIDYYHRTWNLAINIPNKSLIQASAAQLSSIYELQAKPSLALKYYKISDQYKDSVNLINQETEIAAIEKRYALEKKESQIALLEKDKSLQQVQLDSHVEALKSQRIILVLLLMFLVAIAVIALMQFKNIKSKKMANLMLMRQNRQISEQKNQIESVNEQLEATFKELMTEQKNNEEKRVKLLESKFENRIQNLALQSLESQMNPHFLFNGMNAVRWLVMKNKNAEAKEYIDTFAQLLRLSLTNNRKNSICLAEELKATELYLKIEKLRFDGGFNFEIAISPEVNPHHVKVPPKILQPLVENAIKHGLLPSRKREKVLDIKVFEQNEVLVIEVLDNGVGYKQPSNKKEASNIYGTHLGLKLIEERLAIYNQQSHNRVDFDIQARQDSDKGIIGTKAKISIMMEEAIDSVG
- a CDS encoding LytR/AlgR family response regulator transcription factor produces the protein MKVGIIDDELHCIESLSYELEELDLPIEIVFQSSRVDEVIEVLKVHEIDLLFLDVEMPRINGFELLDLLGDFDFEVVFTTAYSQYAVRAFQYKAFHYLLKPVGKDDLKEVIEKFSQRKGVGGHNSGSEVSALIDLLKKENIIKSKIAVPVSDGLEFIKVDDILYGQSQNNYTLLYLSDNTKLLFSKTLKEVEKALKKYFFLRIHQSYLINPNYMKKYLRNDGGSVLMENGEQLPISQRKKEEVVTLFEAIVKSKSM